Below is a genomic region from Indicator indicator isolate 239-I01 chromosome 2, UM_Iind_1.1, whole genome shotgun sequence.
TTGAGAACCTCCACTTAAGAACCATTCTTTAGCCTGGTAGCTCCCTTTTCAAAACAAACTCTTGCCATATTCCTTCAGCTAGTTCTTTggtcatttttcctttcttgtgctATTTCACATCATGGTCACCTGAAGTAATTGCATCTTCATCACATCAAATATCTGAGTCTTGTTTCTTATTCTTTATCCCCAATTACTTTACCTAAGACAGATAAAAAAATTAGTATTCTCAAAATTTACTTTACTGTGGGAAGACAAACCTTAATAGTTTGTGTATCCCACGAGAGCTTACTTATGACCCTTGCTTAGAATCTCAAGAGTTTTGAGATGTTAATAATTTAGAACAATGAAAATATGATAACAAGTTCATTATGAGACAGTtaaaggagaaagtttttccaGATAATGGGAGATTTCTATCCAGAACTCAGTTCTGAAAGGAATGGTCTGTGGTAGACTTAATTGGACAGTACCTAGAGAAGTGCATCAATCTATACTAACAGTCTATAAAACTTACTAAACACATACAATAAAACCTCTTCTATTacagatttaaaacaaacactgtTTTCTATTTGGCCACACAAAGAAGATGCTTCAGGATGAGATAAACTGTGAAAATGAGGCACAGTAGTCATTCAGTACTAACTTCTCAAATGAATGTTTTTGTTCTATACCAAGACAGCCCTTTGTGGTTTAGCTTATCCACTTCTAAAGAGAACTATAATGACTCCCTTACAGCAGAGAGATTCCCTTACATAGCTACTAGAGAGCAGATTATTTGCAAAAGCTATTCCAGATGTTTTGACAGTTGACTAGTCAAGCCTTTGCACTTGATATGGTGGTTTAAAAATTCTacacctgaagaaaaaaatcttactctgttcttatggatttttttccattggaactatgtagggaaaaaaaacccaaaaccctaatGAGTACCAGAAAAGGAGCATGCAAGACTAGGGATTATTGTTGCTATGGTTTCCTTATTAAGAATTATCCACTTCAAGTTAGCCCGTAGCTATTCTTGACTTAAATATTACCCAAGTTACTAAGCACAGTGCCATATGTCCTCTGAGGCAGCTGTAGGACTGCTTCTACTTCCAGTGAAATCAATGGAAACCCTTTGATTATGTAAAGAATCCATCCCAATTCTTTCACTCTGTTATCAGTGCATGCCCACACCACCTGCTGTATGTACATGTAGAAATGGTTCTCCAGTGGCCACAGTAACCTGTCATTTACAAACAGAAAACTCCTACCTTCCTTTAAAAAGCATAACACTACTCTTTATGACAGTAAATAACCCCACCACTTCTCCTGCTTATCAGACATGTTTCCTTCCTGTGACAGGAATTATATCACTGCACTgatgggaagaagagaaaagggatatttttttaatagttgtTTTATCTGTGACTTTCACAGAGGCAGAAATTCTAGACTGATTCACAGATGGAAACCCCAAATGCCATGCAGCAAAGTATTCATCTATGGACAGGAAACTTATAGGGTTTTATAGACTACAGTAAAGGTTATGTCAtgtttaattacattttaaaaggcTTCACAGACACCTTCCTTAATATTCAACTGACAAAACTAGCCACAGATAAAAGCTTTTAATCATATACAGGGTGTACCAATGAAGTTCAATTTCTGTCATTTCCTACAGACTAGCCTTGCTCCTCTAATACTGACATTAGGTGATGTTGTCACCAAACTacacaggaacagaagaaaataggaagaagggggaaatgtGGCATATGAAATACAATTATGAGAGAATACAGAGGCAGATGGGATCAGCAGGTGTTACAGATGGAACAGCGGACGACAGTAAGAGCTACCagggaaaagaacagaaagtcTGTAGAATAGGCTGctttaagtctttttttttttttttttaagtgtatttTTCAGCAAGTTTCTGCATAAGTACATGAAGATGCTTGTAAATGTCCACCAACATCAGTGGGAAGATTCAGGACTTTCTAACCAGCTGTATTGAGGTATAATACTTGATCTCTGATCACAGTAGCAGTTTTGGGAAGCTCGACTTTATCTTTTGATTTTTCATTTACCTTTGGAGgcaaaaaatatgttttcaaaATATGATCAATTTAATTTTGACTCAATAACATCCACAACTGAAAGAAATGAATAAACAAATAGCTGAATTGGATCcagtctgctccaggactcATCTGTGAGTAAGTTTGCACTGTGCATTTTGCTTCTtcatcagagtcacagaaaatacaaaaaggAAATCTGTGCTAACCAAAGCTAGACAAACTGTAACCTTCACTGTGAACTTCAGAGGCAAAATCCAGCTTTCTTGGCAACCCTCATCTACATTACACATTCACAAACAAGACTGCAATTCACAGTACTCCTCACGTGAACCACCATCTGAACATAGAAAAGATCTTCTCCATATGCCTGCAACTGAAAATTATGTGGATATAATACAGACAGTGCTTGTAGGGAATAAGTCAAATCAACTGGAAGTTTTCTGAAGCCAGAATATGTCAAGCAGTATTTTAGCCCTATACAGGCATgaatttttgttggtttttttttctgagggttTAACTGCTGCAAAaggagaggtttgggtttgaaaaAGAACTTTCTGTTGCTTCCTTAACAAAtaagccttttcttttctgttctcctTTCTGGTTCCCTATTCATGTAACAATTATCCCAAGCTCCAGAACATACTTTTAGTTTTGAAACCCTCTGTAAATCGATATTGTTATGAACAGCTACTCCAAAGAGTGCAATCAAGTCTGTATGTGTATCATTTGCTTAGGGATACATAAGCCTGTGCTTTAACAGTTCATTTTCCCTTTCGATCCATGCTTCAGCTACAACATTAGTTCTACAAATATATCAGAATCTTGTATTTATTTGGCCTGGGATACTCCTTTTGCTTACTTCCTTTACTTGAGGTCCCCAGCTGTCTTTGAACATTACTCACACAATATACTGTTTGTGAGAGATGGCTTGATTAATCTGTTAAACAGAAAAATGATGCACAAGGATCTATGGGAAGAGTGCTGGGGAAAACAGTGATGCAATAGGtgcaggaggaagaagcagctcAGTACCCAGAGAGTTGAAACCCTGCTTTTACTAACAGACATGATGACAGGCTGAACCTACACTCTGCAGTTATGGGAAGGAACTGGTGGTAGTGAGTGCCTCTTCCAAGGAATGGCAGCATAACCCTGGACTTGGGTTGTGCCAGTAGTCAACATTGCTGTGAATTCAGCTATCTTCCCCTGAACACTCTGCACAGATATTATACAGTTAATAAACCAACACATTCCAATGCAGAAACAGTGGTCTAAAGCTTGCATTGCAGAATGAGCAGAGTGCTTACTGATGAAAAGTGTACCATAGATCTTGGACTACTGCATGATAAGCTGAAGCCTATTTCTAGACAGGTGTCTAGATGAACAAATGTGTAAGAAGGAGGATTTTACACAGAGAACTAAACCACTTCTTTCAGAAGAAAGTACCTGTAGGAGGATTCTGCTGGGATGAAGTCTCTTGGACAAGGTGGTTGATCTTTCCTTCTAGTTCTGAGGGTCTGCAGGGCTCCGTAGGAGTGACTATGCTTTCACACCAGCCTCGACCTCAATTAGTTACTTTCCATTCCCAGCCTCAGTTCAGCTGCACATACTTAGTTAAGAGATGTGAGACATCCTCTCTCACATTCCCTCCCTCCTAAGTTATAATGGGTTTTCCTAGAGTGAATTTCCACAAAGCTGCTACTTGTCCATTACACTTCTACTCAGTCCAAATTACACAGTGGCATCCAGAGACTGGAGGAATGTGGGTGGCTGGGTGAAGCTGCTTAAGACATCTTCCTTTCTTAATTGTGACACAGAGTATCATCTCAAGGATGGCATCCAAAAAGCATAATGTCAGGTGTCTTGAAACTTTCATTTTCCTTGGCAGGGACTGAACcagtttttctttgcagaatgACTCAGTTCTTGCAGATCTGTAAGAAACTTTGAAGACTGTGTTTAGGCTGTAAATAGCTTCTGCAAGTGCTGAAAACTCTCTTGTGGACAACCTAATGAAAAAGGTAAATGAAGCCATTCAAGATAACACCTGTTCTCTTGAGTTTTTAGCCTAAGATAATGCCCCAAGAGAGCCCTTTAGAAGGCAGTATTGACTATATGGTTTCCCCAAATCTACCTTTGCAGTGATCAGCAATGTATTATTCTACAAAAtagaactttttcttttctaaaaaagaaagaaaaaaacttgtAAATCTTTCCGATTATATTCTGCTGATAAATACTATGAACCTAGTGAGGGGAGAAATTAATCCTatgaactgaaatgaaaaaaatccaaatactGAGGGGAGAGAGTTGGCAAAGGGGTGGAGCTTTTAATTATCCAAAGGTGACCTCTGAGTGTGAAAAACATGCTTGGCTGGATCCCAGGCTACCACATTCACATTTCTAGAGCTCAACACTACCAATAATCTTCAGAAAAAAGTAAACATactttctgtgtatttttaaataacattgtaataattcttccttttgttaaaaaaaaaaaaaagagttaaagaAAACATGTTTTTCTTGAAGCAGTTATCAAACAGTGTGGACATAGAACAAAACACTTAGCTAAACTTGATTTGTTCTCACCACAGACATAATTTACCAGAAGCAATATGCAAGTTGAAGGAAAATACATTTGTCCAGTTCCAGtggatgctttttaaaataaagagtaGAACCAGCAGACTCTGTCTTGCTTTTCTTCCACACAGAACAGACAATCATCATTAGAAACTGGAAAAGCCACATTTTAGGATATAAAATACTTCAAGAACTAAGGTCAGCATGGCTGAGAATTTGGGctattaaagaaataaagactGGGTAGACTCATTTGTTACACACACTTCAAAAGAAGATCCAATGAGGAGATGACAAGCACGTAATAAAAGAACTGACAGGAAGACTAGCATTAGACATTGGATTTGACCAGTCGAGAAAAAGTAGAGCTGTATAAAGGCATTATTGAAGACTCTGAAGAACTTCACAAAAATGGGACATCACTTTTATTAACCAAAactgcttagaaaaaaaaaacaacacagcagccagagcatGGTATATATGGATGACAACTGACAGAGGATGTATGGAAGAAAGTAATCCCAGCCCAAGGTCGGTTTTTTTCCCCGTCTACATTCCATTGTGCAGTGGTGGGCTGTGATGCACTCTGACATTTCTGAATGCAAAACCATGGCTCAAATATTCTACCAAGCACAAAGTTGCAGTTtgagttgtctttttttccataCTGGTGTTTTCCTGAGATTTAGAAGACTGTAACACTTCAACATGGAGAACATGGTCAAGTGTCAAGTCCAACACTCTTTGATGGAAGACCTGCACCATAAGTGGGCAGTTCTTCAAATCTTCCCTGCTAATGGCACTTGCACGCATCACATTTAAAGGCAATAGAGGAGAGGTCTCATCTTGGCAGGCAGCTGGTGAGTGCATCAGGTCTTGGTATGGTCACAAAGTTCATGGTGCAGTGCAATAGTGGACAGATCTTTTCATGATCCTTTAACACTTCACTCAAGTGCTTCATTTCATCTGTTAGCTTTCCAATTTCCCTTTTCAGGGAGGTATTTTCTTGCTCAAGACACTCATATtcctggaagaaggaaaaaaccaaacattcGTTTCAGTGCTTCCACCTTTAGTATATTCATGCAACTGTAGAAAAGCTGTGTGGTTTCTTACTACAGCGTGCAAAATGATAAGGAAAGACAAATATAGCCTGAGTGCTGGAACAGGGCAAGTGATTTACAACCTGTGCCCTGACCACACCGTAATTCCTTTCATGACTCTGAAGACCAGGAGGTGCTGTTGGTCCTCAAGGGTCCTCAGCAGCCTAGGGCTGCAGGTATGGATGGCTGAGTCCCTGTGGTGGCCTCTTCCAGTCCTatgctgcctctgctgggaacagcagggcagctctgcaatgtcagagcagagaaaatgaaagcacCAACTGCAGAGAGGTGCTGGGAAAACCTAGTGTCTGGCATTGCCGGGAAGGAAAGGGCAGTCCCTGCCCCAGGCCACTGGAGAGAGGCCACTTAGCCTGGTGCTGGCTGAGATGCACACTTAGCACAATGCATCCAGTGCCAGCCACTCTACTCCAAGCTGGCTGGGCCTTGGAGCAACCTGCTCAGATGTTTGGacgggggagaaggaggggaacaTTATGCCAGCTTGTTCCCAGCCCCACTTTGCCACCTGAAGGTTTGCCTTGGTTATCCCTGACCTGGGCTGCTTTTGAGCTAAGGCTTCTCTGGCAATGAATAAGCTGCTATTAATTGCAGGGGGAAATTGAGATGCTCTGCAGCATATATCTGTGATGGATGTGAGACTTGCATGTCACATTTTTTAACTTCATGCCTCCGGTATCCCTGCTGTCAAACCTTCTCATCCCAAAGAGACTAGCCCTAGAGGTTCAGAGCAAGCCCATGGAAAACCTGCAGGTGTCTGCACCTTGCTGCTGGCCTGTGCCTCAACATTCACCCACTCAATCTCACCTCCTTGGAAAAGCTTTAGAGCAAACTTGAAAGCTTGCATATACCTTAAAAGGCCTGCTTACCAGACAGAAGGGAGAACCTCTCATGCAAtgctcctctgggcagcctggcactgcctctCTGCCCTTTATGTAGATATTTGCATCCCTTTGGCCTCTTTCTTCTGTCACCCACCACCTCTCACATACAGAGTAAAACAGGTATGGTCCTCCTAACACATTATAGTAGCTAAATCCAGAAAAGCTGTCCATCCCTGATGCTGGTTTTGCTTACCTCTGTTGCCCCAAACCCTATGATGCTGAGTTTAAGAGTAAGTTGATAATCCATTTTCAGGGATGAAACTACCAAATTGTTCTTCCTAAGAATTAATTCCTATCCAACCAGATGCGCTTGAACTTGGAAAAATTTGTGTGCCCAGTATGAAGATTCTCATCATGAGGAAGTTCAGGAGGAGCATCAGAGGATCTACAGGATGGCACAGGGCCCAGAAATGATTTCACAAAAGCCAGAGGTTACCCTTTTCCAGAAGGACCCTGCACCTGGCTTTCTCAGGCCCTGACTCAGAGGAGATGGAAAATCCAAGACCAAAACTCCCCATGCTGTCCCTCTTGGCCTCTGCTGACTGTTAGCAGATCCTTCCACACTGAGAAAGATAAGAGCCTGTCCTGAacctccagagctgaacaacTGACTCAGCCACaattgcagcagcagaactaACACAGCTGGGACTACAATAAAACCAATCTGTGTGAGGTAACATCCAAAATCAGAGAAAGGGGAATCCTGTCCTCCAGTGTTTGCACTGGGAACACGAGAAAACTACACCACATTGCGATATTGAGAAGTATTCAGAGTTACTGGAAGAATCAGTtacttttgtgggttttttgaaaCACCCACTGTTATTTATCAGAGCAGACAAGTATACCAAGATCTCACGCTTTGAAGTTTTGAAGTTCCTAAGAAGCCTTTTCAACTGGGCATTTCTGTCTCACACCAGTTTTAGAATTGACTCAAGCCAGCACTGGCACAAAGCAGCatgctcccttcctcctccgTAAGTCTGTAAAGACTCATCCACCTCCATAGCAAAAGTGACAAGCTCAACACTAATCCAGAATAAAATGGGCTTGTTTTAACCCAGAGGAACCCTGTGGTCCAGTTTACTGGATGATCAGGGAGGGTGAGGCATGGACAGGACCATGTCTTTGTCTCCCTGGCAGTGTCAcctacagcagagctgcactgtcCAACATGAGCATCAGTGTTCTGAAGTTCCCAACCACACACCTCACAGCATGCTTGTCTGCCACATACCCGTGGCTCTCTGAGCTGAATTAGTGTGAAGACAGGCCCATGTCTGCCTAAGAAGTCCCAGTTATTGTAAAGTCCCATGCTCAGTACCCAAGCTGTGTCTGGAAAACATCAAGTAACCATTCACCTCGTGAAGTTTATCTGCTTTCTGAGTTTGCTTCTTCCGGCTCCTCTGGGCAGCAACtcgatttttttctcttcttcttacCTTCCTGTCATCTTCTTCTTGACTCTGGAAGACATAAGCCAGAAGCACTTTGCTAGACTTGAAGGTGCACAGGGAGACAGCCAAAGTCAAGTGTGTAACTGTTTTGAGAACGAGCACGCACTCCCAATGCCACAGCACCTACCCTCAGGCCACCCACCGACCGCACAGTGACTGCAAACGGCAGCGCATCCTCCGGCCCCGCCGCACAAATGGGACCCGAGGCAAAGGGCTGGAAGTTGGCCAGAATGCCCGAAGGatgctgcagagccctgcagacaCCTGCTCCGCTGCTAACGGGGGAACCTGGGCACCCCGGCTGCATTTGACACCTGCCTGGCCCAGCGCGGACGAGAAGGCGGAGGTGCAGGCAGCTGGTAGAGCATCCCTGCTCCGCTCCCGCCGCTTCTCGGGGCTGCCTGAAGGGTGGGAAAAGCCGCTGACCGCCCCATATGCCGACAGCAGGGAACTT
It encodes:
- the BATF3 gene encoding basic leucine zipper transcriptional factor ATF-like 3, whose amino-acid sequence is MAMSRRSREPMPQPQGGKERPGSQEEDDRKVRRREKNRVAAQRSRKKQTQKADKLHEEYECLEQENTSLKREIGKLTDEMKHLSEVLKDHEKICPLLHCTMNFVTIPRPDALTSCLPR